A stretch of bacterium HR17 DNA encodes these proteins:
- the trpF gene encoding N-(5'-phosphoribosyl)anthranilate isomerase, whose translation MTVAVKICGLTRRDDVSAACAAGADFCGVVVEVPSSPRSVPRDHARQLFAVMTVPPVLVTKGKSLNELLELARNLNPAVVQLHGDEPPECIAALKHRLPCTVWKALPLPVTPSDAHLDALLRSAHAFLGAGVDAFVLDAATPQGFGGQGICPSWELATELVHRVEAPCFLAGGLTPDNVASAIAVVRPFGVDVSSGVEVTAGIKDPEKIRQFCRRAKGGKA comes from the coding sequence ATGACTGTCGCGGTGAAAATCTGCGGGCTCACGCGGCGCGACGATGTGTCCGCTGCTTGCGCGGCGGGGGCGGATTTCTGCGGCGTCGTCGTAGAAGTGCCGTCATCGCCCCGCAGCGTTCCCCGCGACCATGCACGCCAACTTTTCGCTGTTATGACTGTCCCGCCCGTTTTGGTCACCAAGGGCAAATCCCTCAACGAGTTGCTGGAACTGGCGCGCAATTTGAACCCTGCCGTCGTGCAGTTGCACGGCGACGAACCGCCCGAGTGTATTGCAGCCCTCAAACACCGGTTACCCTGCACCGTTTGGAAGGCACTGCCCTTGCCTGTTACGCCTTCCGACGCACACCTTGACGCGCTGTTGCGAAGCGCCCACGCCTTTTTGGGTGCAGGTGTGGACGCGTTTGTGCTGGACGCCGCGACTCCGCAGGGATTTGGTGGGCAGGGTATTTGCCCATCGTGGGAATTGGCTACCGAACTTGTGCACCGCGTGGAAGCGCCCTGCTTTTTGGCGGGAGGGTTAACACCCGACAATGTCGCCTCTGCGATCGCTGTCGTTCGCCCGTTCGGTGTGGATGTGTCCAGCGGCGTGGAAGTGACGGCAGGCATCAAAGACCCCGAAAAAATCCGCCAGTTCTGCCGACGGGCAAAAGGTGGGAAGGCATGA
- the yidC2 gene encoding Membrane protein insertase YidC 2: MLTTTILWLLRFYKRCVSPLLPSACRFTPTCSEYAMQAIERFGVWRGSWLALRRLLRCHPFHPGGYDPVPDQLPSRRTARVWATLLVVLMTLQVSWALSDWSTASLRELLTPPVSTRQASGEWTRLQAALADNPPKDELLLLRWKLREGVLLGRLNRTEEALTALTDAMHTYERWLRQHRNALLPLTVKELAIAAAYHKAQLVARQEGTESRNAVKALEQVEHLLKADEGMSGYGPPRRDVPLWAWDEKQKTLRRYPSAYAVVSEQLDAIYRKGLNYQLFDALVRLCGGDPNYSYGLAVILLALLLRVLLHPLNRKAMRSMWRMQELQPLMADLQERYRDNPKRLNEEMLRLYKEHGINPLGGCLPMLLQLPVLIWVYYGVQHYRFQFAKASFLWVRNLAQPDYVLFAIYLISFVASSLLMTPTATADPQQRQQQIFMNLMFVGMFALFFHNFPAAFILYWLSFQVFYMVESLYLKRLHQREMAPVREVPPDGAEKQKPTKVKTPKKA; encoded by the coding sequence ATGCTGACGACGACGATACTTTGGCTGTTGCGGTTTTACAAGCGGTGCGTTTCACCGCTGTTACCGTCGGCTTGTCGGTTCACGCCGACTTGTAGTGAATATGCGATGCAAGCCATTGAGCGGTTCGGGGTTTGGCGGGGGAGTTGGTTAGCGTTGCGGCGTTTACTGCGGTGCCATCCCTTCCACCCCGGCGGTTACGATCCTGTGCCCGACCAACTGCCCTCGCGGCGCACAGCGCGGGTTTGGGCTACCCTCTTGGTAGTGCTTATGACGCTGCAAGTCAGTTGGGCGCTCAGTGATTGGTCAACGGCGTCGTTGAGGGAGTTGCTCACGCCGCCTGTTTCCACCCGGCAAGCCAGCGGGGAATGGACGCGCCTGCAAGCCGCCCTCGCCGACAACCCGCCCAAAGACGAATTGTTGCTCCTCCGCTGGAAGTTGCGCGAAGGGGTTTTGCTGGGGCGTTTGAACCGCACCGAGGAAGCCCTCACTGCATTGACCGACGCCATGCATACTTATGAACGCTGGCTGCGCCAGCATCGCAACGCGCTCCTGCCTCTAACAGTAAAGGAACTAGCGATTGCAGCAGCCTATCACAAGGCGCAACTCGTCGCTCGGCAGGAAGGGACGGAAAGCCGCAACGCAGTCAAGGCATTGGAGCAAGTGGAGCATTTGCTTAAAGCGGACGAAGGGATGAGCGGTTACGGTCCGCCCCGACGGGATGTGCCTTTGTGGGCATGGGATGAAAAGCAGAAAACGCTGCGCCGTTACCCCAGCGCCTACGCTGTCGTCAGCGAACAGTTGGACGCCATTTACCGCAAGGGCTTGAACTACCAACTTTTTGATGCGCTGGTGCGGTTGTGCGGCGGTGACCCCAATTACAGTTACGGCTTGGCGGTCATCCTGCTGGCGCTTTTGTTGCGGGTGTTGCTGCATCCGCTCAACCGCAAAGCGATGCGGAGCATGTGGCGCATGCAGGAGTTGCAGCCATTGATGGCGGACTTGCAAGAGCGCTACCGCGACAACCCCAAGCGGCTCAACGAGGAGATGCTCCGCTTATACAAAGAGCACGGCATCAATCCGTTAGGCGGCTGTTTGCCCATGCTTTTGCAGTTGCCCGTTCTCATTTGGGTCTATTACGGCGTGCAGCACTATCGCTTTCAATTTGCCAAAGCCAGTTTCTTGTGGGTGCGCAACCTCGCCCAACCAGACTATGTGCTGTTTGCCATTTACCTCATCAGTTTCGTCGCATCGTCGCTACTCATGACGCCGACGGCGACTGCTGACCCGCAGCAGCGCCAGCAGCAAATTTTCATGAACTTAATGTTCGTCGGGATGTTCGCCCTGTTTTTCCACAACTTTCCCGCTGCCTTCATCCTTTACTGGCTATCGTTTCAGGTGTTCTACATGGTGGAGAGCCTTTACCTGAAGCGGTTGCACCAACGGGAGATGGCGCCCGTGCGGGAAGTGCCTCCCGACGGGGCAGAGAAGCAGAAACCGACAAAAGTCAAAACGCCCAAGAAGGCATGA
- the rnpA gene encoding Ribonuclease P protein component, which produces MALDRVTMPSGPKGANRFPRAERLRRQKDIEACLRFGKRYRHSLLTLYVLWHGRQGVRRIAFAVGRKVARKATQRNRIKRWLREAYRTKRWAMADGVDLFVVAHPVCAAANFPAVDAALTEVLMQAQVLQVATDAPSTLGRTPL; this is translated from the coding sequence ATGGCGCTTGACCGTGTGACAATGCCGTCGGGACCCAAAGGCGCTAACCGCTTCCCGCGCGCCGAGCGGTTGCGGCGCCAAAAGGACATTGAAGCGTGCTTGCGGTTCGGCAAACGCTACCGCCATTCGCTGCTGACACTTTATGTCCTTTGGCATGGCAGGCAGGGTGTGCGGCGTATCGCTTTCGCGGTCGGGCGTAAGGTCGCCCGGAAAGCGACCCAGCGCAACCGCATCAAGCGGTGGCTCCGAGAAGCCTATCGGACGAAACGCTGGGCGATGGCGGACGGCGTGGACCTGTTTGTGGTGGCACACCCCGTATGCGCTGCGGCAAACTTTCCGGCGGTTGACGCTGCCTTGACGGAGGTGCTGATGCAGGCGCAAGTGTTGCAGGTGGCAACCGACGCACCGTCAACTTTGGGGCGAACGCCGCTGTGA
- the rpmH gene encoding 50S ribosomal protein L34, producing MAKSLQGRTYRPNKRKRKKTHGFLARMATKAGRNVLKRRRLKGRWRLTV from the coding sequence ATGGCGAAATCGTTGCAGGGACGCACTTACCGTCCCAACAAGCGCAAGCGCAAAAAGACGCACGGGTTTCTGGCGCGCATGGCGACGAAAGCAGGACGCAATGTTTTGAAGCGGCGGCGGTTGAAAGGACGATGGCGCTTGACCGTGTGA
- a CDS encoding 5-formyltetrahydrofolate cyclo-ligase, with amino-acid sequence MVQERLRALPHDERVRRTQLALQRARAFLLTVEADLAAFYMPTPEEVDIVPLIRWWQARGLSVALPCTIVPERRLEFRRVTRLETDLQQGAFGIWEPKPACPSVTPQELPLIVVPGRAFDECGNRLGRGLGYYDRFLKTLPPNTLKIAIALEAQIVPRIPTTPNDVAVDVVITEQRTLFRPH; translated from the coding sequence ATGGTGCAGGAGCGTTTGCGGGCGCTGCCGCACGATGAGCGGGTGCGGCGGACGCAGTTGGCGTTGCAGCGGGCGCGGGCATTTCTGCTGACGGTAGAGGCAGACCTCGCCGCGTTCTACATGCCGACGCCCGAAGAAGTGGACATCGTTCCGCTCATCCGTTGGTGGCAGGCGCGGGGGTTGTCCGTCGCTTTGCCGTGCACCATCGTGCCCGAACGCCGCTTGGAATTCCGTCGCGTCACCCGCTTGGAAACGGACTTGCAACAGGGTGCCTTCGGCATCTGGGAACCCAAACCTGCCTGCCCGTCGGTGACGCCGCAAGAGTTGCCGCTCATCGTCGTGCCCGGACGAGCGTTTGATGAATGTGGCAATCGGTTGGGACGCGGGTTGGGCTACTATGACCGCTTTTTGAAAACGCTACCTCCCAACACCCTCAAAATCGCCATCGCGTTGGAAGCGCAAATCGTGCCCCGTATCCCGACGACGCCCAACGATGTCGCCGTTGATGTCGTCATCACCGAGCAGCGCACCCTCTTTCGTCCCCATTGA
- the hisD gene encoding Histidinol dehydrogenase yields MASAQASVVPILSTRKDGVKAVRQRLQRTTFDPLAMAEVENQVRTIIAAVRRRGDDALVDMERQFGWKGCTRERLRVSDAEVKAALAQVSPKVLDALRVAHERLEQFHRRQVPSAWFVHEDGAMLGQLVQPVERVGIYVPGGLAAYPSTVLHVAVPAKVAGVREICLATPPDERGTIAPVVLAAAHLVGVHAVFRIGGAHAIAAFAFGTETVPKVDKIAGPGGIYPVVAKRLLFGVVGIDLLPGPSEVAVIADEAAPPEWVAMELLAQAEHGPDSVAVLFTPSEKLLCAVAATLQRQLQRSPRRRYLEPALREHGALVLTRDLDEAIALVNDGAFEHVALMVTEPMAWVGKVRHAGAVFVGVATSVAFGDYLAGPSHVLPTAGTARFASGLSVHDFVRRTSLVMLSAEKSRELAEIAAVLADAEGLPAHAQTLRLRRSIARRQRQR; encoded by the coding sequence ATGGCGTCAGCGCAAGCCTCAGTTGTGCCCATTTTGTCCACGCGCAAAGACGGGGTGAAAGCCGTTCGTCAACGGTTGCAACGCACCACTTTTGACCCGCTGGCGATGGCGGAAGTGGAGAATCAAGTCCGCACCATCATCGCTGCAGTCCGCCGACGCGGCGATGACGCGTTGGTGGACATGGAGCGCCAGTTTGGTTGGAAAGGATGCACCCGAGAACGGTTGCGCGTCAGCGATGCGGAAGTAAAAGCAGCGTTGGCGCAAGTGTCCCCGAAAGTGTTGGACGCGTTGCGGGTCGCCCATGAACGATTGGAACAGTTTCATCGCCGTCAAGTGCCGTCGGCGTGGTTCGTGCACGAGGATGGGGCGATGTTGGGGCAACTCGTGCAGCCTGTAGAGCGTGTCGGCATTTATGTGCCTGGTGGGTTGGCGGCGTATCCGTCCACCGTTTTGCATGTCGCAGTGCCCGCTAAAGTGGCGGGGGTGCGGGAAATTTGTTTGGCGACACCGCCTGATGAGCGTGGCACTATTGCGCCCGTCGTGTTGGCGGCGGCGCACCTTGTGGGCGTTCACGCCGTCTTTCGCATCGGTGGCGCCCACGCCATCGCCGCTTTCGCGTTCGGGACGGAAACTGTCCCGAAAGTGGACAAAATCGCAGGACCTGGCGGCATTTACCCCGTCGTCGCTAAGCGATTGCTGTTCGGCGTCGTCGGCATTGACCTTTTGCCCGGACCGAGCGAAGTCGCCGTCATCGCTGACGAGGCGGCGCCCCCTGAATGGGTTGCGATGGAGTTGTTGGCGCAAGCGGAACATGGTCCTGACTCCGTCGCCGTGTTGTTCACGCCATCGGAAAAATTGCTTTGCGCTGTCGCTGCGACCCTGCAGCGGCAATTGCAACGGTCGCCTCGGCGCCGCTACCTTGAACCCGCGTTGCGCGAACATGGGGCGTTGGTGCTCACTCGCGATTTGGATGAAGCCATCGCGTTGGTCAACGATGGAGCGTTTGAGCATGTGGCGTTGATGGTCACTGAACCGATGGCGTGGGTCGGTAAGGTGCGCCACGCTGGAGCGGTTTTCGTGGGGGTAGCGACGAGCGTGGCGTTCGGCGATTATTTGGCAGGACCGAGTCATGTGTTGCCGACGGCAGGAACAGCGCGGTTTGCGTCGGGATTAAGTGTGCACGATTTTGTGCGGCGGACATCGTTGGTGATGCTGTCGGCGGAGAAGTCCCGCGAACTGGCGGAGATCGCCGCCGTTTTGGCAGATGCCGAGGGGTTGCCCGCTCACGCCCAAACACTGCGGTTGCGCCGTTCAATAGCGCGACGGCAACGACAGCGTTAA